A portion of the Melitaea cinxia chromosome 1, ilMelCinx1.1, whole genome shotgun sequence genome contains these proteins:
- the LOC123663541 gene encoding cytochrome b5-like → MTEQKPEQKRFSRKEISERNTKKDAVFIIDNLVYDVTKFLDDHPGGHEVLLNVIGKDASEDFDDVGHSIDAKEMMKKYCIGELVDEDKTESKKQKSLWSSSSDNTEATNDSFLSSWKFPVVLGLLLTVLYSYVFG, encoded by the coding sequence ATGACGGAACAGAAACCAGAACAAAAACGATTCTCGCGCAAGGAGATCTCCGAGCGGAACACCAAGAAGGATGCGGTGTTCATCATCGACAACCTGGTCTACGACGTGACTAAGTTCCTCGACGACCACCCCGGCGGGCACGAGGTGCTGCTCAACGTCATCGGCAAGGACGCCAGTGAGGACTTCGACGATGTCGGTCACAGCATTGACGCCAAGGAGATGATGAAGAAGTACTGCATCGGGGAGCTGGTCGACGAAGACAAGACAGAGAGCAAAAAGCAGAAGTCGCTCTGGAGCTCCTCTAGCGACAATACTGAGGCAACGAATGATAGCTTCCTCAGTTCCTGGAAATTCCCCGTGGTGCTGGGACTGCTGCTGACTGTGTTGTACTCGTATGTTTTCGGTTAG